One part of the Solidesulfovibrio sp. genome encodes these proteins:
- a CDS encoding APC family permease, which translates to MAHPTTPGQTAPAAASKQIGLFAAIAIGIGGMVGGGVYAIFGAAAGVAGSALWLSFLLGGLVALATSYNYARLGARYPTKGGAVEFLVRGLGDGIVSGGLNIYMYIGYVIALAMYAAGFAGYLMTFFPHHAAFPWLPKASAAGAVLLFTGVNVFGAAWVGRSELLTVSVNMAVLSVFAVWGCATADWGNLATTATWAPPTGIAFGGGMLFIAYEGFGLVANAAGDMADPARTLPKALYLSVGAVIVVYLGVSLAVLGHLSLPHIDTAKDYALSEAAGTFLGGTGFTLIAVGALFATAAALNATLFGAANVCFMIARDGELPAGLDRQAVKGAPEGLFLTACLVLVFVLFFDLSSVAMMGSGAFLFIYAAVAYSHLRLRAATGGRPGLIWLSVVLCLSLLGVLCSNMFTHSKPAFWTMLGLFPVCFGLEWAYRRATGRRIKAGATPAPSRTA; encoded by the coding sequence ATGGCGCACCCCACCACGCCCGGCCAGACGGCCCCAGCCGCCGCCTCCAAACAGATCGGCCTGTTCGCCGCCATCGCCATCGGCATCGGCGGCATGGTCGGGGGCGGCGTTTACGCCATCTTCGGCGCGGCCGCCGGTGTGGCCGGCTCGGCCCTGTGGCTGTCCTTTCTCCTGGGCGGGCTGGTGGCCCTGGCCACCTCCTACAACTACGCCAGGCTCGGCGCGCGCTACCCCACCAAGGGCGGGGCCGTGGAATTCCTCGTCCGGGGCCTGGGCGACGGCATTGTCAGCGGCGGCCTCAATATCTACATGTACATCGGCTATGTCATCGCCCTGGCCATGTACGCCGCCGGATTCGCCGGCTACCTCATGACCTTCTTCCCCCACCACGCCGCCTTCCCCTGGCTGCCCAAAGCCAGCGCGGCCGGGGCGGTGCTCCTTTTCACCGGGGTCAACGTCTTCGGCGCGGCCTGGGTCGGGCGCTCGGAACTGCTCACCGTATCCGTGAACATGGCGGTGCTGTCGGTTTTCGCCGTCTGGGGCTGCGCCACGGCCGACTGGGGCAACCTGGCGACCACCGCCACCTGGGCCCCGCCCACGGGCATCGCCTTCGGCGGCGGCATGCTCTTTATCGCCTACGAAGGCTTCGGCCTGGTGGCCAATGCCGCCGGCGACATGGCCGACCCGGCCCGCACCCTGCCCAAGGCCCTCTACCTGTCGGTGGGCGCGGTCATCGTCGTCTATCTCGGCGTCTCCCTGGCCGTGCTCGGCCACCTCTCCCTGCCGCATATCGACACGGCCAAGGACTATGCCCTGTCCGAAGCGGCCGGGACGTTCCTGGGCGGCACCGGCTTCACCCTCATCGCCGTGGGCGCGCTGTTCGCCACGGCGGCGGCGCTCAACGCCACGCTTTTCGGCGCGGCCAACGTCTGCTTCATGATCGCCCGCGACGGCGAACTGCCGGCCGGCCTGGATCGACAGGCCGTCAAGGGCGCCCCGGAGGGGCTTTTCCTCACGGCCTGCCTGGTGCTGGTCTTCGTGCTCTTTTTCGACCTCTCCAGCGTGGCCATGATGGGCAGCGGCGCCTTCCTGTTCATCTACGCCGCCGTGGCCTATTCCCACCTGCGCCTGCGCGCCGCCACCGGCGGCCGGCCGGGGCTCATCTGGCTCTCCGTCGTCTTGTGCCTGTCGCTGCTTGGCGTCCTTTGCTCGAACATGTTCACGCACTCCAAGCCGGCCTTTTGGACCATGCTGGGGCTTTTCCCGGTATGCTTCGGCCTGGAGTGGGCCTATCGCCGCGCGACGGGGCGCCGGATCAAGGCCGGGGCGACACCCGCGCCGTCCAGGACCGCCTGA